A stretch of the Hyperolius riggenbachi isolate aHypRig1 chromosome 11, aHypRig1.pri, whole genome shotgun sequence genome encodes the following:
- the ZNF821 gene encoding zinc finger protein 821, translated as MSRRKQTTPNKVHWEQVLAGLEKQARQAMMKTQMIKQETSTMEAGDGMSSDSDEEETTIDELSSPTSEEDNNEKDLSEPGVSSREDSDAGSRAPPLGHLDSMLYLCPLCQLDCESQEQLISHVYQHTAAVVSAKSYLCPVCGRALSSPGSLGRHLLIHSEDQMSNCAVCGAQFSTHATFNSEKLPEVLCTDSWEQNDHKPSSDEDGNCTAVYPAGVLLVCNSCVAYRKMMAAQSLTARKWSSRRQNEPVEARMQRLERERTAKKSRRDSETPEEREMRRMRDREAKRQQRMQETDEQRARRLQRDREAMRLKRANETPEKRQARLVKEREAKRLKRRLEKMDMMLRAQFGQDPAAMAALAAEINFFQLPVGGGELEQQIMGKIALDDQNNGSLH; from the exons ATGTCCCGGAGGAAACAAACCACTCCAAATAAAGTACATT GGGAGCAGGTCCTTGCTGGACTGGAGAAGCAGGCAAGGCAAGCCATGATGAAAACACAGATGATCAAACAAGAAACCTCTACAATGGAAGCCGGTGACGGGATGagca GTGACTCTGATGAAGAGGAGACCACGATTGACGAGCTCTCATCTCCGACCTCCGAGGAAGACAACAATGAGAAGGATTTGAGCGAGCCGGGAGTCAGCAGCAGGGAGGACAGTGATGCTGGTAGCAGA GCCCCGCCTCTGGGACACCTGGACTCCATGTTGTATCTCTGCCCACTTTGCCAGCTGGACTGTGAGAGCCAGGAGCAGCTGATCAGCCATGTTTACCAG CACACAGCCGCTGTGGTCAGTGCTAAGAGCTACCTGTGTCCGGTGTGTGGCCGTGCTCTCAGCTCGCCGGGCTCCCTGGGCCGTCACCTGCTCATCCACTCGGAGGATCAGATGTCCAACTGTGCCGTGTGCGGGGCCCAATTCTCCACTCATGCTACCTTCAACAG TGAGAAGTTGCCAGAAGTTTTGTGCACAGACTCCTGGGAACAGAACGACCACAAACCCTCTAGTGATGAAGATGGGAACTGCACCGCGGTGTACCCTGCTGGAGTTCTTCTGGTGTGCAACAGCTGCGTAGCCTACAGGAAGATGATGGCGGCCCAGTCCCTCACAGCTCGCAAGTGGTCGTCTCGCAGACAGAACGAGCCCGTGGAGGCACGAATGCAGCGATTAGAGCGAGAGCGCACCGCTAAGAAGAGCCGGCGGGACAGCGAGACCCCGGAGGAACGAGAGATGAGGAGGATGAGAGACCGGGAAGCCAAGCGACAGCAGAGGATGCAGGAAACGGATGAACAAAGGGCCAGACGCCTGCAGAGGGATCGCGAGGCCATGCGGCTAAAACGGGCCAATGAGACGCCGGAGAAGCGCCAGGCCAGACTCGTTAAGGAGCGTGAAGCCAAAAGGTTGAAGCGGCGCCTGGAAAAGATGGACATGATGCTGCGGGCGCAGTTTGGGCAGGACCCTGCTGCCATGGCTGCCTTAGCTGCAGAAATAAACTTCTTTCAGCTGCCGGTGGGCGGCGGGGAATTGGAACAGCAGATTATGGGGAAGATTGCACTGGATGATCAGAATAACGGATCCTTGCACTGA